A window of the Brassica napus cultivar Da-Ae chromosome C5, Da-Ae, whole genome shotgun sequence genome harbors these coding sequences:
- the LOC106347245 gene encoding telomere repeat-binding factor 1 isoform X2 gives MGAPKQKWTQEEESALRSGVIKHGPGKWRTILKDPDFSEVLFLRSNVDLKDKWRNMSVIANGWGSREKSRLAVKRTHSLPKQEATSLANTSPLQSDEEMADATGTSAPNVRLDSLIMEAISTIKEPGGSNKTSIGTYIEEQYHAPPDFKRLLSAKLKYLTARRQLIKVKRKYRIPDSTALSSHRRKHLGTSSGKQRSLSLPSPKTDGDEVSVETNAQIDLELDKMKTMNVQEAAAVAAQAVAEAEAAMAAAEEAAKDAELAEAEAEIAQAFAEEALKTLKGRYNNCKMIRAYDDGERR, from the exons ATGGGTGCTCCAAAGCAGAAATGGACTCAGGAAGAAGAGTCAGCTCTAAGGTCTGGCGTTATCAAGCATGGACCTGGTAAATGGCGCACCATTCTCAAAGACCCCGACTTTAGTGAAGTCTTGTTCCTGCGTTCCAATGTTGATCTTAAG GACAAATGGAGGAACATGAGTGTCATTGCGAATGGGTGGGGTTCGCGCGAGAAGTCTAGGTTAGCTGTTAAAAGGACGCACTCTCTTCCTAAACAGGAAGCTACCTCACTTGCCAACACTAGCCCATTGCAGAGTGATGAAGAAATGGCAGATGCCACTGGCACTTCTGCACCCAATGTAAG GCTGGATAGCCTTATAATGGAAGCAATATCTACCATAAAAGAACCTGGTGGCTCTAACAAAACATCAATTGGTACCTACATTGAG GAACAATATCACGCTCCTCCAGACTTCAAACGGTTGCTGTCGGCCAAGCTAAAGTACTTGACAGCTCGTCGGCAACTTATCAAG GTTAAACGCAAGTATAGGATTCCAGACTCCACTGCTTTGTCTTCCCACAGAAGAAAACATTTGGGGACATCTTCTGGAAAACAGAGGAGTCTCTCTTTGCCTTCACCTAAAACAGACGGAGATGAAGTAAGTGTTGAGACAAACGCACAGATTGATCTGGAGTTGGACAAAATGAAGACTATGAACGTACAAGAAGCGGCAGCGGTTGCAGCACAGGCAGTTGCAGAGGCAGAGGCTGCCATGGCAGCGGCTGAAGAAGCTGCAAAGGATGCAGAATTAGCAGAAGCCGAAGCAGAAATAGCTCAAGCTT
- the LOC106347245 gene encoding telomere repeat-binding factor 1 isoform X1, which translates to MGAPKQKWTQEEESALRSGVIKHGPGKWRTILKDPDFSEVLFLRSNVDLKDKWRNMSVIANGWGSREKSRLAVKRTHSLPKQEATSLANTSPLQSDEEMADATGTSAPNVRLDSLIMEAISTIKEPGGSNKTSIGTYIEEQYHAPPDFKRLLSAKLKYLTARRQLIKVKRKYRIPDSTALSSHRRKHLGTSSGKQRSLSLPSPKTDGDEVSVETNAQIDLELDKMKTMNVQEAAAVAAQAVAEAEAAMAAAEEAAKDAELAEAEAEIAQAFAEEALKTLKGRYNNCKVMIRAYDDGERR; encoded by the exons ATGGGTGCTCCAAAGCAGAAATGGACTCAGGAAGAAGAGTCAGCTCTAAGGTCTGGCGTTATCAAGCATGGACCTGGTAAATGGCGCACCATTCTCAAAGACCCCGACTTTAGTGAAGTCTTGTTCCTGCGTTCCAATGTTGATCTTAAG GACAAATGGAGGAACATGAGTGTCATTGCGAATGGGTGGGGTTCGCGCGAGAAGTCTAGGTTAGCTGTTAAAAGGACGCACTCTCTTCCTAAACAGGAAGCTACCTCACTTGCCAACACTAGCCCATTGCAGAGTGATGAAGAAATGGCAGATGCCACTGGCACTTCTGCACCCAATGTAAG GCTGGATAGCCTTATAATGGAAGCAATATCTACCATAAAAGAACCTGGTGGCTCTAACAAAACATCAATTGGTACCTACATTGAG GAACAATATCACGCTCCTCCAGACTTCAAACGGTTGCTGTCGGCCAAGCTAAAGTACTTGACAGCTCGTCGGCAACTTATCAAG GTTAAACGCAAGTATAGGATTCCAGACTCCACTGCTTTGTCTTCCCACAGAAGAAAACATTTGGGGACATCTTCTGGAAAACAGAGGAGTCTCTCTTTGCCTTCACCTAAAACAGACGGAGATGAAGTAAGTGTTGAGACAAACGCACAGATTGATCTGGAGTTGGACAAAATGAAGACTATGAACGTACAAGAAGCGGCAGCGGTTGCAGCACAGGCAGTTGCAGAGGCAGAGGCTGCCATGGCAGCGGCTGAAGAAGCTGCAAAGGATGCAGAATTAGCAGAAGCCGAAGCAGAAATAGCTCAAGCTT